CTAGAAGTAATAAGAAACCAAATTATAACAAATGCAAAAAATGCTTACTTCAACGTCCTATATAACCAAAAGATACTAGAAACTAGGCAGCTTGCTGTTGCCCAGTATGAATCACACTTAAAAGACGCAGAAAGTTTCTATAAACAAGGTCTTATCCCAAAAGTAGACTTACTAAAATCACAAGTAGCCTACTCAAATGCAAAGCAAGAGCTAAAACAAGCTTATGCTAACTTAACAAACGCTATAGCTCAGCTAAACCAATTGCTCAACGAGCCCATTGATAAAACACATACATTTGATCAGGTAGCGGATGTTGTTAACTTAAAAACACCCCTTGACTCACTTTATGCTCAAACAGACAACCGTCCAGATATTAAAGCACTATCATTTGCAATTAACAAAGCCAAAGCTCAAGTAGGTATGGTAGAGTCTAGCTATTATCCTCAGGTACAATTAAAGGCAAACTACAACCGCAATGGTCAAAACCTCGATATGAACAATAACCCATACGCCGATAACTCCATCTATAGCCTAAACATAATTGCAAACTGGGATATATTTGACTGGGGTAAAACAAAAAATGATGTACAAGCCGCAAAGCTACAACAGATTGCCCTAGAAAATGAACTGGCTAATCTAAAAACACAGTCCAAAACTCAAATACTAAACGCATACGATCAAGCTGAAGTAGCATACCACAATAT
Above is a genomic segment from Desulfurella amilsii containing:
- a CDS encoding TolC family protein, whose translation is MKGGSFMHLRKTLFSISVLALFANTSYALSLSEVQSLSSNNNYQIKQYESLYESSKESKQSAFKNFLPNLSTNYSYTRLDQPPYQIANGNKLIMGSVNNYQWNVTITQPLFTGFYLLNKYKYAKYNESFSQANLEVIRNQIITNAKNAYFNVLYNQKILETRQLAVAQYESHLKDAESFYKQGLIPKVDLLKSQVAYSNAKQELKQAYANLTNAIAQLNQLLNEPIDKTHTFDQVADVVNLKTPLDSLYAQTDNRPDIKALSFAINKAKAQVGMVESSYYPQVQLKANYNRNGQNLDMNNNPYADNSIYSLNIIANWDIFDWGKTKNDVQAAKLQQIALENELANLKTQSKTQILNAYDQAEVAYHNISVSQTALKEANENYKLTNERYLNQLATSTDILDARTLLTQSESNYYGAIYGYCIALENLANAVGKSDEFDYLIRFK